A portion of the Candidatus Nitrosotenuis aquarius genome contains these proteins:
- a CDS encoding NUDIX domain-containing protein: MRSTKIVTSFVVSQEKILILKRSNHVKSMKGLWGAVSGIIEGNEDPLHRAKIEIFEEIGAKPESIKLLKAGKDMTVSSPQYPDHQWHIFPFLFKMETTEVLLNWENSSYRWISPNEISQYETVPNLDEVLLNLL; this comes from the coding sequence ATGCGTTCTACAAAAATAGTAACATCCTTTGTCGTATCCCAGGAAAAAATACTCATCCTAAAGCGAAGCAACCACGTAAAATCCATGAAAGGACTGTGGGGCGCAGTAAGCGGAATAATAGAGGGAAACGAGGATCCACTACATCGAGCCAAAATAGAGATTTTCGAGGAAATTGGCGCAAAACCAGAATCAATAAAGCTTCTCAAGGCGGGAAAGGACATGACTGTGTCATCTCCCCAGTATCCAGACCACCAGTGGCACATCTTTCCGTTCTTGTTTAAAATGGAGACTACGGAGGTCCTGCTAAACTGGGAAAACTCGTCCTACAGGTGGATTAGCCCCAACGAGATAAGCCAGTACGAGACGGTTCCAAACCTGGACGAAGTCCTACTCAACTTGCTGTAG
- a CDS encoding galactose-1-phosphate uridylyltransferase, whose translation MGSMRKDYISERFVIVSQNDDKVDDSKKCPFCPGNESMTNPSLLSLVAKDGMLQRLQDSEDNYIEDWTVRVFESKNAAVTVAAENSYSERPLYSEPAYGYHYIVVASEKHKESLATISVEQWSNILVVIQDRLRWLYTQRGVTYVSIYINHGKEAGSVTAHPHINMVTFSTIPPLIESEAESSHRILNEKGACPLCQTVNTETGGPRQVLQTEGFLAFCPWAPSHPYEFWICPKKHTTSFSKITQKEINDLSLILRATLGGLSNSLKNVSYNLAFHLSPEKKNSRQIHWHIEVYPLTSAWSGLERGYGVFLNSIAPEKAAEQLGAACRKELAGLVGII comes from the coding sequence ATGGGGAGCATGCGAAAGGACTACATTTCTGAACGATTTGTGATTGTCTCCCAAAATGACGACAAAGTCGATGATTCAAAAAAATGTCCCTTTTGTCCTGGAAACGAATCCATGACAAACCCATCGTTGTTGTCTCTTGTTGCCAAAGACGGAATGCTGCAACGACTCCAGGACTCTGAGGACAACTACATCGAGGACTGGACGGTTCGTGTCTTTGAGAGCAAAAATGCGGCAGTCACAGTTGCGGCAGAAAACTCGTACAGCGAGCGACCATTGTACTCAGAGCCGGCATACGGCTATCACTATATTGTTGTGGCGTCTGAAAAGCACAAGGAATCACTGGCCACAATATCTGTAGAGCAGTGGTCAAACATCCTAGTCGTAATCCAGGACAGACTGCGATGGCTGTACACCCAGCGCGGTGTCACATATGTTTCAATTTACATAAACCATGGCAAGGAGGCAGGAAGTGTAACGGCACATCCGCACATCAACATGGTGACGTTTTCCACAATTCCGCCACTAATAGAATCCGAGGCGGAATCCTCGCACAGGATCCTCAACGAAAAGGGAGCATGTCCGCTATGCCAGACGGTGAACACCGAGACTGGCGGACCAAGGCAGGTGCTCCAGACTGAAGGGTTTTTGGCTTTCTGTCCGTGGGCCCCATCACACCCATACGAATTCTGGATTTGCCCAAAAAAACACACCACTAGCTTCTCAAAGATAACCCAAAAGGAAATCAATGATCTTTCTCTGATTTTGCGAGCAACACTTGGCGGACTCTCAAACTCGCTCAAAAATGTCTCATACAATTTGGCATTCCATCTGTCGCCGGAAAAGAAAAACAGCAGACAGATCCACTGGCATATTGAGGTATATCCACTGACATCTGCATGGTCTGGCCTGGAGCGAGGATATGGAGTGTTCCTCAACTCGATTGCACCGGAAAAGGCAGCGGAGCAATTGGGTGCCGCATGCAGAAAAGAGCTTGCAGGCCTAGTCGGGATAATCTAA
- a CDS encoding prephenate dehydrogenase/arogenate dehydrogenase family protein, whose amino-acid sequence MKKSITVLGAGGKMGQWFTKYFASIGYEVIGFDSEAPITDKSVKKATSLVGAVLNADLVLLCTPTRRTPEIIRLIAKEMKRGSFLIEITSQKAKTAAALLKIPSKINPVCIHPMFGPGAKKIKGQNIISIPIKDAKKELALVKSLFEGANFVTIDAIEHDKKIAIILGLTHLVNLAFANILSKDDKISLTERMSGTTFKIQKILSESIMTESTELIETIISNPEIRRAAEEFWKDVGRLLTAIQEGKSEEINTYIRTVQENLAKNSNLEESYKKLNTMINAIEK is encoded by the coding sequence ATGAAAAAAAGCATCACTGTTTTGGGCGCAGGCGGCAAGATGGGCCAGTGGTTTACCAAGTATTTTGCATCAATTGGCTACGAGGTAATTGGCTTTGATTCAGAGGCGCCAATCACGGACAAGTCAGTCAAAAAGGCAACATCGCTAGTCGGCGCAGTTCTCAACGCAGACTTGGTACTGTTGTGTACACCAACAAGACGCACACCGGAAATAATCAGACTAATTGCAAAGGAAATGAAGCGGGGATCATTTCTCATAGAGATAACATCGCAAAAGGCAAAGACTGCAGCTGCATTACTGAAAATTCCATCAAAGATAAACCCAGTTTGTATTCATCCAATGTTTGGCCCAGGCGCAAAAAAGATCAAGGGACAAAACATCATCTCAATTCCAATCAAGGATGCAAAAAAGGAACTTGCCCTTGTAAAATCACTGTTCGAGGGCGCAAACTTTGTCACAATAGACGCAATTGAACATGACAAAAAAATAGCAATCATACTTGGCTTAACACACCTGGTGAATCTGGCATTTGCGAATATTTTATCCAAGGATGACAAGATTTCCCTGACAGAGCGCATGTCCGGCACCACGTTCAAGATTCAAAAGATTCTCTCAGAGAGCATCATGACGGAATCAACTGAGCTGATTGAAACAATAATATCAAATCCAGAAATCAGAAGGGCCGCAGAGGAATTCTGGAAGGACGTAGGAAGACTGCTCACCGCTATCCAGGAGGGAAAATCAGAGGAAATAAACACCTATATCAGAACAGTTCAGGAAAACTTGGCAAAGAACTCGAACCTGGAAGAGTCCTACAAGAAACTAAATACAATGATCAACGCAATCGAAAAGTGA
- a CDS encoding nucleotidyltransferase family protein, with translation MKAVILAGGLGTRLQPYTTFLPKPMLPLGEKPLLEHLIEWLRRNKVEEIVLCVSYLRKTIEDYFEDGSRFGVKVEYAIADKPLATAGQLKTAESFVDDTFVCVYGDSVFNFDLKKMIAQHKAKKSFITMSLHQYKTNLKYGVIETAKSGKVTVWNEKPEIKANINIGCYVMEPGVFSYIPQAKPYGMDDVIKKALARKKDVGSFIIKNGFIDIGDKASYKKAYQEFREKLGKI, from the coding sequence ATGAAGGCAGTAATTCTGGCAGGCGGCCTCGGAACACGGCTCCAGCCATATACGACATTTTTGCCAAAGCCAATGCTGCCATTGGGCGAAAAACCACTGCTAGAGCACCTCATAGAATGGCTTCGACGCAACAAGGTAGAAGAAATTGTTCTGTGTGTTAGTTATCTGAGAAAGACAATCGAGGATTATTTTGAGGACGGGTCCAGATTTGGAGTCAAGGTAGAATACGCAATAGCAGACAAGCCACTTGCCACTGCAGGCCAGCTAAAGACTGCAGAATCCTTTGTTGACGATACCTTTGTGTGTGTTTATGGGGATTCCGTGTTTAACTTTGATCTTAAAAAAATGATTGCACAGCACAAGGCAAAAAAATCATTTATCACAATGAGCCTTCACCAGTACAAGACCAACCTAAAATATGGCGTAATAGAGACTGCCAAGTCCGGCAAGGTGACGGTATGGAATGAAAAGCCAGAAATCAAGGCAAACATCAACATCGGGTGTTATGTGATGGAGCCCGGGGTATTTTCCTACATACCGCAGGCAAAGCCATACGGAATGGACGACGTAATCAAAAAGGCACTTGCCAGAAAAAAGGACGTCGGCAGCTTTATCATCAAAAACGGCTTTATCGACATTGGAGACAAGGCATCCTACAAAAAGGCATACCAAGAATTCAGGGAAAAGCTTGGCAAGATTTAA
- the thiC gene encoding phosphomethylpyrimidine synthase ThiC — protein MGTQLAAARRGVITDEMKQVAKDEGVTPEWLRSRMATGSIIIPANNVRPQKVHRVGIGKGLKTKVNVNIGTSTLKVDLNEEIEKAQVAVKHHADTIMDLSDGGDVGAIRRALLEAAPITFGTVPIYEAYNHGVEKHKNPLDITEDDFLNAFENNAKDGVDYTTIHSGITKEIAKRILKVQRYGGVVSKGGTITAAWMLKYDKENPYITHYDYLMELAKKYDITFSLGDALRPGSILDSHDELQVQEMINISRLTKQAHEQDVQVMVEGPGHVPLNEVAANVRLAKSLIGDVPYYVLGPLVTDVASGYDHISSAIGAAIAASEGVDLLCYLTPAEHLALPNAHEVRQGLIAYRIAAHAGDLVKLRDKAIIWDTKMTEARRTLDWEKQIALSIDPEEAARIHNRTGQHTGNNVPCTMCGGACVYLMLPQQRKYVKENENLQQVE, from the coding sequence ATGGGAACTCAGCTAGCTGCCGCACGTCGTGGTGTTATAACGGACGAAATGAAGCAAGTGGCAAAAGACGAGGGAGTAACTCCCGAATGGCTGCGCTCTAGAATGGCAACCGGCTCGATTATCATACCTGCAAACAATGTTCGACCACAAAAAGTACACCGGGTCGGAATTGGAAAAGGACTCAAGACCAAGGTCAACGTAAACATTGGCACATCTACACTCAAAGTTGATCTAAACGAGGAAATTGAAAAGGCGCAGGTGGCAGTAAAGCACCATGCTGATACTATCATGGATCTGTCCGATGGCGGCGATGTTGGCGCAATTAGGCGAGCACTACTAGAGGCCGCACCAATCACATTTGGTACTGTGCCAATCTATGAGGCATACAACCACGGGGTTGAAAAGCACAAAAATCCACTAGATATCACAGAGGATGATTTTCTAAACGCATTTGAGAACAATGCAAAAGACGGCGTAGATTACACCACCATACACTCTGGCATAACTAAAGAAATCGCCAAGAGAATCCTCAAGGTTCAGCGATATGGGGGCGTTGTGAGCAAGGGCGGAACGATCACTGCCGCCTGGATGCTAAAATACGACAAGGAAAATCCCTACATTACTCATTATGATTATCTGATGGAACTTGCCAAAAAATACGACATAACGTTTAGCCTTGGCGACGCACTGCGACCGGGTTCCATTTTGGATTCGCATGACGAGCTACAGGTGCAGGAAATGATAAACATCTCAAGGCTGACAAAGCAAGCACACGAGCAAGACGTGCAGGTAATGGTTGAAGGCCCAGGGCATGTTCCCCTAAACGAGGTTGCCGCAAACGTCAGGCTTGCAAAATCCTTGATTGGCGATGTTCCGTATTATGTGCTGGGACCATTGGTTACCGATGTCGCATCTGGCTATGACCATATCTCAAGTGCAATAGGTGCCGCAATTGCGGCAAGCGAGGGCGTTGATCTCTTATGCTATCTGACCCCTGCAGAACACCTGGCGTTGCCAAATGCGCACGAAGTTCGACAGGGATTGATTGCATACAGAATTGCAGCACATGCGGGAGACCTGGTAAAGCTGCGCGATAAGGCAATCATCTGGGACACAAAGATGACAGAAGCAAGACGAACCCTGGACTGGGAAAAACAAATCGCACTATCTATTGATCCGGAAGAGGCAGCTAGAATCCACAACAGGACAGGCCAGCACACTGGCAACAACGTCCCATGTACAATGTGTGGCGGGGCATGCGTCTACTTGATGCTGCCACAGCAAAGAAAGTACGTCAAAGAAAACGAAAACCTACAGCAAGTTGAGTAG
- the thiD gene encoding bifunctional hydroxymethylpyrimidine kinase/phosphomethylpyrimidine kinase, with protein MNILAIGGSDPSSGAGIQSDILAAQALGANCFSVITAITAQNSKQFSYAEPVSAKSIGMQIDSVLSDFDVDAITIGMVYDTAAIKAIHAKLKNAKIPIILDPVIKSTTGGVLLKKDAISALKKLLIPICNTITPNVAEAELISGVRIRKPSDLLLAAKALSKLGAKNIIITGHFLERGKISDFVFDGTRHQSIPGKKLSGQNHGSGCNFAIAVSLYIARKKNIFDSAKFAKQFTYDSIKSAQRLGRGLKITRPGRDQIQSELAESIKKFENLKEIHAHIPECQTNFVFAKPKAKTTGDVLGVSGRIVKAGTQAITAGSLEYGGSRHVATAVLTMQKKFPKIRSAINIRYDESTIKKFAKSRAKIASYNRLQEPKSSRQKENSSISWGVSQAIQNLSTPPDIIYHKGDFGKEPMIIVFGTAPSEVLQKLAKIL; from the coding sequence ATGAATATTTTGGCAATCGGCGGCTCTGATCCATCTTCTGGTGCAGGAATACAATCTGACATATTGGCAGCGCAGGCACTTGGTGCAAATTGTTTTTCTGTAATTACCGCAATCACTGCACAAAACTCCAAGCAGTTCAGCTACGCAGAGCCCGTCTCGGCAAAATCAATTGGAATGCAGATTGATTCTGTCTTGTCAGATTTTGATGTGGATGCAATCACAATAGGAATGGTGTACGATACTGCGGCAATCAAGGCAATTCATGCCAAACTAAAAAACGCCAAGATTCCAATAATACTGGATCCTGTGATAAAATCCACTACTGGCGGGGTTTTGCTAAAAAAAGACGCAATCTCTGCGCTAAAAAAACTCTTAATTCCCATTTGCAATACAATAACCCCAAATGTTGCAGAGGCAGAACTAATCTCAGGCGTAAGAATCAGAAAACCATCAGACTTGCTTCTGGCTGCAAAGGCACTAAGCAAGCTTGGCGCAAAAAACATCATAATAACAGGTCATTTCCTTGAGAGAGGTAAAATCAGTGATTTTGTCTTTGACGGAACAAGACACCAATCAATTCCTGGCAAAAAACTTTCTGGGCAAAACCACGGCAGCGGGTGCAATTTTGCTATTGCAGTATCATTATACATAGCAAGGAAAAAAAACATTTTTGATTCTGCCAAATTTGCAAAACAGTTCACGTATGATTCCATAAAATCTGCACAGCGACTTGGCCGCGGACTAAAAATTACAAGGCCTGGCCGGGACCAAATCCAGTCCGAGCTTGCAGAATCCATCAAGAAATTTGAAAACCTAAAGGAGATTCACGCCCACATTCCAGAATGCCAGACAAACTTTGTCTTTGCAAAACCAAAAGCAAAGACAACTGGTGATGTTTTGGGAGTCTCTGGCAGAATAGTAAAGGCAGGAACCCAGGCCATAACAGCCGGCAGCCTGGAATATGGAGGATCAAGACACGTGGCAACTGCTGTTCTTACAATGCAGAAAAAATTTCCCAAAATCAGGTCCGCCATCAACATAAGATACGACGAGTCCACAATCAAAAAGTTCGCAAAATCCAGGGCAAAAATAGCAAGCTACAACAGACTGCAGGAACCAAAATCCAGCAGGCAAAAAGAAAACTCGTCCATATCTTGGGGGGTCAGCCAGGCAATACAAAATCTCTCAACGCCGCCAGACATCATATACCACAAGGGGGATTTTGGAAAAGAGCCGATGATCATTGTCTTTGGCACCGCGCCATCTGAGGTATTGCAGAAACTGGCAAAAATTCTCTAG
- a CDS encoding GNAT family N-acetyltransferase: MSDILVRKIIESDLDNGFLESLDSLRAASDIDRKKARQILEKISKNPDHVIFVAEYNDKIIGSTTLLIEQKFIHDGGKVGHIEDVVVSKEFQSKGIGVIIIRAVLDYAKSQGCYKTILDCDDSVKPFYEKMGFARHSNGMRYDH, translated from the coding sequence ATGTCTGATATTTTAGTTCGCAAAATCATCGAGTCGGATCTTGACAACGGGTTCCTAGAGTCGCTGGATTCCCTCAGAGCGGCAAGCGACATTGACAGAAAAAAGGCAAGGCAGATCCTAGAGAAGATAAGCAAAAACCCAGACCACGTGATTTTTGTTGCAGAATACAATGACAAGATAATTGGCTCCACGACACTCCTAATAGAGCAAAAGTTCATCCACGACGGAGGCAAGGTAGGCCACATCGAAGATGTTGTGGTCTCAAAGGAATTCCAGTCAAAGGGAATAGGCGTCATAATAATTCGTGCTGTATTGGATTATGCAAAAAGCCAAGGCTGCTACAAGACCATTCTGGACTGTGATGATAGTGTCAAGCCATTCTATGAAAAGATGGGCTTTGCTAGGCATTCAAACGGAATGCGATACGACCACTAG